A single Streptomyces sp. 2114.4 DNA region contains:
- a CDS encoding ectoine synthase: protein MIVRSFKDIEGTDRHVKAKSGTWESKRIVLAKERVGFSLHETTLYAGTETSMWYANHIEAVLCVEGEAELTNDENGEKHIITPGTMYLLDGHEKHTMRIKKDFRCVCVFNPPVTGREDHDENGVYPLLTEPEPEAETV from the coding sequence GTGATCGTCCGATCCTTCAAGGACATCGAAGGCACCGACCGCCACGTCAAGGCCAAGTCGGGCACCTGGGAGAGCAAGCGCATCGTGCTCGCCAAGGAGCGCGTCGGCTTCTCGCTGCACGAGACCACCCTGTACGCCGGTACGGAGACCTCGATGTGGTACGCGAACCACATCGAAGCCGTACTCTGCGTAGAGGGCGAGGCCGAGCTCACGAACGACGAGAACGGCGAGAAGCACATCATCACGCCGGGCACGATGTACCTGCTCGACGGGCACGAGAAGCACACCATGCGGATCAAGAAGGACTTCCGCTGCGTCTGCGTCTTCAACCCGCCGGTCACCGGCCGCGAGGACCACGACGAGAACGGGGTCTACCCGTTGCTCACCGAGCCGGAGCCCGAGGCCGAGACGGTCTGA